The following proteins come from a genomic window of Malus sylvestris chromosome 4, drMalSylv7.2, whole genome shotgun sequence:
- the LOC126619094 gene encoding cyclic nucleotide-gated ion channel 1-like, translated as MENSEETVVSIAEHCTAEATMRKLFLVIWKRIFIISCVFALFLDPLFLYIPIINEDVKCLELDKKLKNTALVLRSFTDLFYIANVIIQIYFEPKARPFRVMGKSYCSTIVLTKGAILVEDALDLAKWIWRSHILIDILALLPIPQVLIFIFFTNMRGFRSRMVLNSLVLFQYVLRVLRIYLSCKQLENHVQSVFKFFTFILASHVFGALWYFFSIQRVTDCWQFACRSTNGCEASSFDCNDHPFRNITLVNSLCPINPPNATLFDFGIFLDALQSVMLRSSDFPQKFLHCFWWGLRNLSSFGQNLQTSTYAWEDLFAIFISIIGMLLFLIYLNGIMQTYMLLSTERSKEQRKLMKMERKRGPAIASWLHNNDIPLNMNKMIMSCALRELDANKDVNVENILSVGLPLECLKLIKRHLCLATLKKVPVLQAMDDEVLRKVCDGYLKPMIYNENKYIIREMEPIEKMLFITQGTVRIYNTSNIGGSGFSRTSCLVRGDFHGEELLNWALYNVNVASSSDDLPISTRIVKCSTKVEGFTLMANDLRSLVSEFWTNDIDNPLSVSSTR; from the exons ATGGAGAACTCCGAAGAGACGGTTGTGAG TATTGCCGAACACTGTACAGCGGAGGCCACGATGAGGAAACTGTTCCTTGTGATATGGAAGAGGATATTTATAATATCATGCGTCTTTGCTCTCTTCCTAGATCCTTTATTCTTGTACATTCCTATCATCAATGAGGATGTCAAGTGTCTCGAGTTGGACAAGAAGTTGAAGAATACAGCTCTTGTTTTGAGATCATTCACAGATCTCTTTTACATAGCGAACGTTattattcaaatttattttgaaCCTAAAGCTCGGCCATTTAGGGTGATGGGGAAGTCCTATTGCAGTACGATAGTTTTGACCAAAGGAGCGATATTAGTTGAGGACGCTCTGGATTTGGCCAAGTGGATTTGGCGATCACACATCCTAATCGACATTCTAGCCCTTCTTCCCATTCCACAG GtactaattttcattttcttcacaAACATGAGAGGCTTCAGGTCAAGGATGGTTCTAAACTCTCTTGTTCTATTTCAATATGTGCTGCGGGTTCTTCGCATCTACTTATCGTGTAAACAGCTTGAGAATCATGTTCAGTCTGTCTTCAAATTCTTTACGTTCATCCTTGCAAGTCAT GTATTTGGTGCCCTTTGGTACTTTTTCTCCATTCAACGAGTAACAGATTGCTGGCAATTTGCATGTCGGAGTACAAATGGGTGTGAAGCTAGTTCTTTTGACTGCAACGATCATCCGTTTAGAAATATCACACTTGTAAATAGTTTATGTCCCATAAATCCACCTAATGCAACACTCTTCGATTTTGGTATATTTCTTGATGCTCTACAATCTGTTATGTTGAGATCAAGCGATTTTCCACAAAAGTTCTTGCACTGTTTCTGGTGGGGTCTGCGAAATCTTAG TTCTTTTGGCCAAAATCTCCAGACTAGTACCTATGCATGGGAAGACCTCTTTGCAATTTTCATCTCAATAATTGGCATGCTTCTCTTCTTAATATATCTCAATGGAATTATGCAG ACATATATGCTGTTGTCAACTGAAAGATCAAAGGAGCAAAGGAAGTTGATGAAaatggagaggaagagaggccCAGCGATAGCATCATGGTTACATAACAACGACATCCCGTTGAACATGAATAAGATGATCATGTCATGTGCACTACGGGAACTTGATGCGAACAAGGATGTCAATGTCGAGAACATCCTCTCTGTTGGTCTTCCCTTAGAATGTCTCAAACTCATCAAACGCCATCTCTGCTTGGCTACGCTGAAAAAG GTGCCAGTGCTTCAAGCCATGGATGACGAAGTGTTGAGAAAAGTTTGTGACGGTTATCTCAAGCCAATGATCTATAACGAGAACAAGTACATTATTCGGGAGATGGAACCAATTGAGAAGATGCTCTTCATCACGCAAGGCACGGTGCGCATCTACAACACTAGCAACATTGGTGGAAGTGGTTTCTCAAGGACTAGCTGCCTTGTGAGAGGTGATTTTCACGGGGAAGAACTTCTAAATTGGGCATTGTATAACGTTAATGTTGCCTCCTCTTCCGATGACCTGCCCATCTCCACTAGAATTGTTAAGTGCAGCACAAAAGTTGAAGGGTTTACCCTCATGGCCAACGACTTGAGAAGTCTCGTCTCTGAATTTTGGACCAATGACATCGACAACCCTCTATCTGTGTCGAGCACCCGCTAG
- the LOC126618882 gene encoding uncharacterized protein LOC126618882 isoform X2 — MVSGHLFHCRKNSWPPEEYISKNTLHLFDFDSAAPPEHAWRKKLNSQANLLREFSVTFREAIKMVRLGIRLWSYIREEASHGRKAPIDPFTRESCKPSASQGVPLGGMGSGSISRGFRGEFRQWQIIPGICKGSPVMANQFSIFVSREGTNKNYASVLAPGHHEGLGKADDEGISSWGWNLGGQHSTYHALFPRAWTIYDGEPDPELKISCRQISPFIPHNYRESSLPTAVFVYTLVNTGKERAKVSLLFTWANSIGGVSHLSGDHVNEPFIGEDGVSGVLLHHKTAKGNPPVTFGIAACETQNVSVSVLPCFGLSEGSTTTAKEMWNKMVQDGQFDRDNFNSGPCMSSSPGETLCAAVAATAWVEPHGKCTVAFGLSWSSPKVKFLKGSSYHRRYTKFYGTSERAAQDLVHDALTNYKRWEEDIERWQSPILRDETLPEWYKFTLFNELYFLVAGGTVWIDSPLAATNITNSRHQLTNVENTDVKVSEAEVNSNHNAAVEHTATGCQRSVHLDPQNASEDVGRFLYLEGVEYIMWNTYDVHFYASFALLELFPKIELNIQRDFAKAVLSEDGRKVKFLAEGNWGIRKVRGAVPHDLGTHDPWNEMNAYNIHDTSKWKDLNPKFVLQVYRDFSATGDMSFGVDVWPAVRAAMEYMEQFDRDNDGLIENDGFPDQTYDAWTVHGVSAYCGCLWLAALQAAAAMALQLGDKAFAEWCKAKFLKAKPSFEEKLWNGSYFNYDSGSSSNSKSIQADQLAGQWYTASSGLPSLFDDFKVESSLQKIYDFNVMKVKGGKMGAVNGMHPNGKVDESCMQSREIWTGVTYGVAALMILAGKEKEAFATAEGIFIAGWSEDGFGYAFQTPEGWTMDGHFRSLIYMRPLSIWGMQFALNMPKAILEAPQINIMDRIHLSSVSSRSSHSETEKS, encoded by the exons ATGGTTAGTGGGCATTTGTTCCATTGTAGAAAGAATTCATGGCCGCCTGAGGAGTATATCAGTAAAAACACTTTGCACCTG TTTGATTTTGATAGTGCTGCCCCACCAGAACATGCCTGGAGGAAGAAGTTAAACAGCCAGGCTAATCTTCTCAGAGAATTTAGTGTTACATTTAGGGAAGCGATAAAGATG GTTCGGTTAGGTATACGCCTGTGGTCATACATCAGGGAAGAGGCTTCTCACGGAAGG AAAGCACCTATTGACCCTTTTACTCGAGAAAGTTGCAAGCCATCTGCATCTCAGGGGGTTCCACTTGGAGGGATGGG AAGTGGCAGCATATCTAGAGGTTTTAGAGGCGAGTTCAGGCAATGGCAAATCATTCCTGGTATCTGCAAAGGTTCTCCTGTCATGGCCAATCAGTTCTCT ATTTTTGTATCTAGAGAAGGAACGAATAAAAATTATGCATCAGTCTTGGCCCCCGGTCATCATGAAGGATTAGG AAAAGCTGATGATGAGGGTATATCATCATGGGGATGGAACCTGGGTGGCCAGCATTCAACATACCATGCACTATTTCCAAGGGCATGGACCATATATGATG gTGAACCTGACCCAGAATTGAAAATTTCTTGTCGGCAAATATCACCATTCATCCCTCATAATTATAGAGAAAGTAGTCTTCCTACAGCCGTTTTTGTTTACACG TTGGTGAACACTGGAAAAGAAAGAGCAAAAGTCAGCCTCCTATTTACATGGGCG AATTCAATTGGAGGAGTCTCACACTTGTCAGGCGATCATGTGAACGAACCATTTAT TGGCGAAGATGGAGTCTCTGGTGTACTTCTACATCACAA GACTGCAAAAGGGAATCCTCCTGTTACATTTGGAATAGCTGCGTGTGAAACTCAAAATGTAAGCGTGAGTGTGTTGCCGTGTTTTGGGTTATCTGAAGGAAGTACCACTACGGCGAAAGAAATGTGGAATAAAATGGTGCAG GATGGGCAATTTGATCGTGATAATTTCAATTCTGGACCATGCATGTCTTCATCACCTGGAGAAACACTCTGTGCTGCAGTAGCAGCTACTGCTTGGGTGGAACCTCATGGGAAGTGCACCGTTGCATTTGGCCTATCATGGTCATCTCCAAAAGTAAAATTTTTGAAGGGAAGCTCATACCATAG GAGGTACACAAAATTCTATGGGACCTCTGAAAGGGCAGCTCAGGATTTGGTGCATGATGCGCTGACAA ATTATAAGCGATGGGAAGAAGATATTGAAAGGTGGCAAAGCCCTATCCTCAGGGATGAAACATTACCAGAATG GTACAAGTTCACATTATTCAATGAGCTCTACTTTTTGGTGGCTGGTGGGACAGTTTGGATTG ATTCTCCCTTGGCTGCAACAAACATTACAAACAGTCGACACCAATTGACAAATGTTGAAAATACAGATGTTAAGGTTAGTGAAGCTGAAGTAAATAGCAATCACAACGCAGCTGTTGAGCACACTGCAACTGGTTGCCAAAGGAGTGTACATTTGGACCCACAAAATGCCAGTGAAGATGTTGGGAGGTTCCTCTATCTGGAAGGAGTGGAATATATCATGTGGAACACATATGACGTACACTTTTATGCATCATTTGCCCTTCTCGAGCTGTTTCCCAAAATTGAACTTAATATTCAAAGGGACTTTGCAAAAGCCGTCTTATCAGAAGATGGAAGAAAAGTAAAGTTTCTTGCAGAGGGTAACTGGGGAATTCGTAAGGTTAGAGGAGCTGTCCCTCATGATCTGGGAACACACGATCCCTGGAACGAAATGAATGCATATAATATTCATGATACTAGTAAGTGGAAGGATTTGAACCCAAAGTTTGTGCTTCAGGTGTATAGAGATTTTTCTGCAACAGGGGATATGTCATTTGGAGTAGATGTTTGGCCTGCTGTTCGTGCTGCAATGGAGTACATGGAACAATTTGACCGGGACAATGATGGTCTCATTGAAAATGATGGTTTCCCTGATCAGACCTACGATGCTTGGACAGTTCATGGAGTAAGTGCTTACTGTGGGTGCTTGTGGCTAGCTGCACTTCAAGCTGCAGCCGCAATGGCCCTTCAACTAGGCGACAAGGCCTTTGCCGAATGGTGCAAAGCCAAATTTTTAAAGGCAAAACCATCTTTTGAGGAAAAATTGTGGAATGGTTCTTATTTTAATTACGATAGTGGATCAAGTAGTAACAGTAAGTCTATACAAGCAGATCAACTGGCTGGGCAGTGGTATACGGCATCTTCTGGTTTACCTTCactttttgatgattttaaagtCGAAAGCTCTCTGCAGAAAATCTATGATTTCAATGTCATGAAAGTTAAAGGAGGAAAAATGGGTGCCGTAAATGGAATGCATCCCAATGGGAAGGTGGATGAGTCTTGCATGCAGTCACGTGAAATATGGACTGGTGTCACATATGGGGTGGCTGCTCTGATGATTCTTGCTGGAAAGGAGAAAGAGGCTTTCGCTACTGCTGAAGGTATTTTTATTGCCGGCTGGTCTGAAGATGGCTTCGG ATACGCTTTCCAGACGCCCGAAGGATGGACGATGGACGGCCACTTCAGATCTCTAATATACATGAGGCCACTATCTATTTGGGGGATGCAATTCGCGTTGAACATGCCCAAGGCAATTCTCGAGGCTCCTCAGATCAACATAATGGACAGAATACATTTATCGTCTGTCAGTTCACGATCCTCTCACAGCGAAACAG AAAAATCTTGA
- the LOC126618882 gene encoding uncharacterized protein LOC126618882 isoform X1 codes for MVSGHLFHCRKNSWPPEEYISKNTLHLFDFDSAAPPEHAWRKKLNSQANLLREFSVTFREAIKMVRLGIRLWSYIREEASHGRKAPIDPFTRESCKPSASQGVPLGGMGSGSISRGFRGEFRQWQIIPGICKGSPVMANQFSIFVSREGTNKNYASVLAPGHHEGLGKADDEGISSWGWNLGGQHSTYHALFPRAWTIYDGEPDPELKISCRQISPFIPHNYRESSLPTAVFVYTLVNTGKERAKVSLLFTWANSIGGVSHLSGDHVNEPFIGEDGVSGVLLHHKTAKGNPPVTFGIAACETQNVSVSVLPCFGLSEGSTTTAKEMWNKMVQDGQFDRDNFNSGPCMSSSPGETLCAAVAATAWVEPHGKCTVAFGLSWSSPKVKFLKGSSYHRRYTKFYGTSERAAQDLVHDALTNYKRWEEDIERWQSPILRDETLPEWYKFTLFNELYFLVAGGTVWIDSPLAATNITNSRHQLTNVENTDVKVSEAEVNSNHNAAVEHTATGCQRSVHLDPQNASEDVGRFLYLEGVEYIMWNTYDVHFYASFALLELFPKIELNIQRDFAKAVLSEDGRKVKFLAEGNWGIRKVRGAVPHDLGTHDPWNEMNAYNIHDTSKWKDLNPKFVLQVYRDFSATGDMSFGVDVWPAVRAAMEYMEQFDRDNDGLIENDGFPDQTYDAWTVHGVSAYCGCLWLAALQAAAAMALQLGDKAFAEWCKAKFLKAKPSFEEKLWNGSYFNYDSGSSSNSKSIQADQLAGQWYTASSGLPSLFDDFKVESSLQKIYDFNVMKVKGGKMGAVNGMHPNGKVDESCMQSREIWTGVTYGVAALMILAGKEKEAFATAEGIFIAGWSEDGFGYAFQTPEGWTMDGHFRSLIYMRPLSIWGMQFALNMPKAILEAPQINIMDRIHLSSVSSRSSHSETGVRKIATKAKCFGDSVFNCAC; via the exons ATGGTTAGTGGGCATTTGTTCCATTGTAGAAAGAATTCATGGCCGCCTGAGGAGTATATCAGTAAAAACACTTTGCACCTG TTTGATTTTGATAGTGCTGCCCCACCAGAACATGCCTGGAGGAAGAAGTTAAACAGCCAGGCTAATCTTCTCAGAGAATTTAGTGTTACATTTAGGGAAGCGATAAAGATG GTTCGGTTAGGTATACGCCTGTGGTCATACATCAGGGAAGAGGCTTCTCACGGAAGG AAAGCACCTATTGACCCTTTTACTCGAGAAAGTTGCAAGCCATCTGCATCTCAGGGGGTTCCACTTGGAGGGATGGG AAGTGGCAGCATATCTAGAGGTTTTAGAGGCGAGTTCAGGCAATGGCAAATCATTCCTGGTATCTGCAAAGGTTCTCCTGTCATGGCCAATCAGTTCTCT ATTTTTGTATCTAGAGAAGGAACGAATAAAAATTATGCATCAGTCTTGGCCCCCGGTCATCATGAAGGATTAGG AAAAGCTGATGATGAGGGTATATCATCATGGGGATGGAACCTGGGTGGCCAGCATTCAACATACCATGCACTATTTCCAAGGGCATGGACCATATATGATG gTGAACCTGACCCAGAATTGAAAATTTCTTGTCGGCAAATATCACCATTCATCCCTCATAATTATAGAGAAAGTAGTCTTCCTACAGCCGTTTTTGTTTACACG TTGGTGAACACTGGAAAAGAAAGAGCAAAAGTCAGCCTCCTATTTACATGGGCG AATTCAATTGGAGGAGTCTCACACTTGTCAGGCGATCATGTGAACGAACCATTTAT TGGCGAAGATGGAGTCTCTGGTGTACTTCTACATCACAA GACTGCAAAAGGGAATCCTCCTGTTACATTTGGAATAGCTGCGTGTGAAACTCAAAATGTAAGCGTGAGTGTGTTGCCGTGTTTTGGGTTATCTGAAGGAAGTACCACTACGGCGAAAGAAATGTGGAATAAAATGGTGCAG GATGGGCAATTTGATCGTGATAATTTCAATTCTGGACCATGCATGTCTTCATCACCTGGAGAAACACTCTGTGCTGCAGTAGCAGCTACTGCTTGGGTGGAACCTCATGGGAAGTGCACCGTTGCATTTGGCCTATCATGGTCATCTCCAAAAGTAAAATTTTTGAAGGGAAGCTCATACCATAG GAGGTACACAAAATTCTATGGGACCTCTGAAAGGGCAGCTCAGGATTTGGTGCATGATGCGCTGACAA ATTATAAGCGATGGGAAGAAGATATTGAAAGGTGGCAAAGCCCTATCCTCAGGGATGAAACATTACCAGAATG GTACAAGTTCACATTATTCAATGAGCTCTACTTTTTGGTGGCTGGTGGGACAGTTTGGATTG ATTCTCCCTTGGCTGCAACAAACATTACAAACAGTCGACACCAATTGACAAATGTTGAAAATACAGATGTTAAGGTTAGTGAAGCTGAAGTAAATAGCAATCACAACGCAGCTGTTGAGCACACTGCAACTGGTTGCCAAAGGAGTGTACATTTGGACCCACAAAATGCCAGTGAAGATGTTGGGAGGTTCCTCTATCTGGAAGGAGTGGAATATATCATGTGGAACACATATGACGTACACTTTTATGCATCATTTGCCCTTCTCGAGCTGTTTCCCAAAATTGAACTTAATATTCAAAGGGACTTTGCAAAAGCCGTCTTATCAGAAGATGGAAGAAAAGTAAAGTTTCTTGCAGAGGGTAACTGGGGAATTCGTAAGGTTAGAGGAGCTGTCCCTCATGATCTGGGAACACACGATCCCTGGAACGAAATGAATGCATATAATATTCATGATACTAGTAAGTGGAAGGATTTGAACCCAAAGTTTGTGCTTCAGGTGTATAGAGATTTTTCTGCAACAGGGGATATGTCATTTGGAGTAGATGTTTGGCCTGCTGTTCGTGCTGCAATGGAGTACATGGAACAATTTGACCGGGACAATGATGGTCTCATTGAAAATGATGGTTTCCCTGATCAGACCTACGATGCTTGGACAGTTCATGGAGTAAGTGCTTACTGTGGGTGCTTGTGGCTAGCTGCACTTCAAGCTGCAGCCGCAATGGCCCTTCAACTAGGCGACAAGGCCTTTGCCGAATGGTGCAAAGCCAAATTTTTAAAGGCAAAACCATCTTTTGAGGAAAAATTGTGGAATGGTTCTTATTTTAATTACGATAGTGGATCAAGTAGTAACAGTAAGTCTATACAAGCAGATCAACTGGCTGGGCAGTGGTATACGGCATCTTCTGGTTTACCTTCactttttgatgattttaaagtCGAAAGCTCTCTGCAGAAAATCTATGATTTCAATGTCATGAAAGTTAAAGGAGGAAAAATGGGTGCCGTAAATGGAATGCATCCCAATGGGAAGGTGGATGAGTCTTGCATGCAGTCACGTGAAATATGGACTGGTGTCACATATGGGGTGGCTGCTCTGATGATTCTTGCTGGAAAGGAGAAAGAGGCTTTCGCTACTGCTGAAGGTATTTTTATTGCCGGCTGGTCTGAAGATGGCTTCGG ATACGCTTTCCAGACGCCCGAAGGATGGACGATGGACGGCCACTTCAGATCTCTAATATACATGAGGCCACTATCTATTTGGGGGATGCAATTCGCGTTGAACATGCCCAAGGCAATTCTCGAGGCTCCTCAGATCAACATAATGGACAGAATACATTTATCGTCTGTCAGTTCACGATCCTCTCACAGCGAAACAGGTGTGAGAAAGATTGCAACCAAGGCAAAGTGCTTTGGAGATTCTGTTTTTAACTGTGCATGCTGA